A region of Paenibacillus sp. 37 DNA encodes the following proteins:
- a CDS encoding LacI family DNA-binding transcriptional regulator yields MRKTSIKDIALRANVSIATVSYVLNGTRNVRPETRRRVQEAIEALNYKPNEIAKSLQRNRTNTIGVITEDVTVFNAPNIIDGINDFGDRHDLHILLVNLRLDKRIGRNFQDVEAYRKYAGSAVSELLGKQVDGIIYIGVHTRDLTGLINVEGKPIIYTYGYTQDDISIQYNDEQASYEAMSYLVQMGHSRIAIISGLMDSIPSRRRLNGYYKAVTDFELPFDPSLIKMGDWERDSGYRYANELLDMDNPPTAILSMNDVMGVGVLQAAKEKGLSVPEDISVVGFDDREFSDYLSPRLTTMGLPLHEMGYLAIETLYRLIHGEDIQNLTMPECRLIERDSVRKLKS; encoded by the coding sequence ATGAGAAAAACTAGCATAAAGGACATCGCACTTAGGGCTAATGTTTCTATTGCTACAGTCTCCTATGTACTCAACGGCACTCGCAATGTGCGTCCCGAAACGCGCAGAAGGGTCCAGGAGGCCATCGAAGCATTGAATTACAAACCGAACGAGATTGCTAAAAGCCTCCAACGTAACCGTACCAACACAATTGGTGTTATTACGGAGGATGTGACTGTTTTTAACGCTCCGAATATTATCGATGGTATTAACGACTTTGGAGACCGTCACGACCTTCATATCCTGCTGGTTAACCTTAGGCTCGACAAACGAATTGGCCGTAATTTTCAAGACGTCGAAGCTTACCGTAAGTATGCAGGCAGTGCTGTATCTGAACTGCTTGGTAAACAGGTGGATGGTATCATTTACATCGGAGTTCACACTCGCGACTTGACAGGTCTAATCAATGTTGAAGGTAAACCGATTATATACACCTACGGTTACACACAAGACGATATTTCAATTCAGTATAATGATGAACAGGCATCTTATGAAGCGATGTCGTACTTGGTACAAATGGGACACAGTCGCATCGCCATTATTAGTGGTTTAATGGATTCAATCCCTTCAAGACGCCGATTAAACGGTTATTACAAAGCAGTCACCGATTTTGAATTGCCGTTTGATCCTTCCTTAATAAAGATGGGGGATTGGGAAAGAGATTCGGGCTATAGGTACGCTAACGAGCTACTCGACATGGACAATCCGCCGACTGCGATCCTGTCAATGAACGATGTTATGGGCGTCGGGGTTCTTCAGGCCGCGAAGGAAAAGGGGCTAAGCGTTCCTGAAGATATTTCTGTAGTTGGTTTTGATGATCGGGAATTCAGCGATTACCTGAGCCCACGTCTGACAACAATGGGATTACCGCTTCATGAGATGGGATATTTAGCGATAGAAACCCTTTACCGCCTAATCCATGGAGAAGATATTCAAAACCTAACCATGCCGGAATGTCGCTTGATCGAACGCGATTCCGTTCGGAAGCTTAAAAGCTAA